A window from Culex pipiens pallens isolate TS chromosome 3, TS_CPP_V2, whole genome shotgun sequence encodes these proteins:
- the LOC120412643 gene encoding uncharacterized protein LOC120412643, whose amino-acid sequence MSLKTTVPNKILMIFFIFTFILCTRAETLEEEIENLRAVYQKAQKQYLAIIIEKLKTSSAVKIDIPPNMILSLFESTTEEDDQKSLMNLFPAIDSNQETTFKKFAEWFEKDFRRGLQKTLLAFACWATTGETYSTLLSKADNFRQYGALFSHAFSISKEGQKAVTEAATLNVKYCVLTKTVDNHLVSYTSTSMLEKLKMV is encoded by the coding sequence atgtcGTTGAAGACTACTGTACCGAATAAGATATTGATGATCTTTTTCATCTTCACCTTTATCCTGTGCACTAGAGCTGAAACTTTAGAGGAAGAAATAGAAAACTTACGCGCAGTTTACCAAAAGGCTCAGAAACAATATTTAGCAATAATAATCGAAAAACTTAAAACGTCCAGTGCTGTGAAAATCGACATCCCTCCAAACATGATTCTATCTTTGTTTGAATCAACCACAGAAGAAGATGATCAAAAATCACTGATGAATTTATTTCCCGCAATCGATTCTAATCAAGAAACcacatttaaaaagtttgccGAATGGTTCGAGAAAGATTTTCGCAGAGGGCTACAGAAAACACTGCTAGCATTCGCTTGCTGGGCAACAACTGGCGAAACGTACTCAACACTGTTGTCCAAGGCGGATAATTTTCGACAATATGGTGCACTATTTTCACATGCTTTTAGCATCTCCAAAGAGGGACAGAAAGCGGTAACAGAAGCTGCTACTCTAAACGTGAAATATTGCGTTCTCACTAAAACTGTGGACAATCATTTGGTTAGCTACACAAGCACAAGTATGCTAGAGAAGCTTAAAATGgtctaa
- the LOC120412642 gene encoding protein croquemort-like, producing MCCRCSNKAKRWWSLGVSALICLVAIALGIAWPLIVSSEIKKQFVLQPGTEIYDSWLEPPVDTHLELYLWNWTNAEEDYTVAGYKPRLEQLGPYTFREIHERSNVSWNDDEFSVTYYQKRIWHYERELSKGDLENDIVVTINPILLTIGFTLKDNPFLLGFIDLIINSNMEEMEISPLYKVTASEILFEGYDDKLLTNLLDVVANNPGIADQIDLPPFDRFGWFYGRNESELYDGNFTIGTGVDALDNLGMMRLWNGLDRTPYYRDECGRVVGSSGELWPPYQEPERPNVTVFSSDICSAMTLEFDGAFSLHGVDGFKWKGNDRPFDNGHNYAETSCQCTAAEEECPVLAPGTMDVSSCKLGAPATVSYPHYYLAHPSYREAVEGMTPSKSDHEFMMALEPTTGIPLAVKAQLQVNLDIKQYGLTIFKGIPNVMLPVLWFRQTAQLTEELASDLKLLLVLPNIGIYVAIALGVVGVVGFAVSLYCSLKVWKD from the exons ATGTGCTGCCGGTGCTCAAACAAAGCCAAACGCTGGTGGTCCCTCGGCGTATCGGCGTTGATTTGCTTGGTCGCAATTGCACTGGGCATCGCGTGGCCACTGATAGTGAGCAGCGAGATAAAGAAACAATTTGTGCTGCAACCTGGGACGGAGATTTACGACAGTTGGCTCGAACCACCTGTGGATACTCACCTGGAGCTGTACCTGTGGAACTGGACCAACGCCGAGGAGGATTACACGGTGGCGGGGTACAAACCTAGGTTGGAGCAGCTTGGTCCGTACACTTTTAGGGAGATTCACGAACGGAGCAACGTGAGTTGGAATGATGACGAGTTTTCGGTTACCTACTATCAGAAGAGGATATGGCACTATGAGCGAGAGTTGTCGAAGGGAGATTTGGAGAATGACATTGTTGTGACCATCAATCCGATTTTGCTG ACAATCGGTTTCACCCTGAAAGACAACCCCTTCCTGCTGGGCTTCATCGATTTGATCATCAACTCGAACATGGAAGAAATGGAAATCTCTCCGCTGTACAAAGTGACCGCGAGTGAAATCCTGTTCGAAGGATACGACGATAAGCTGCTCACGAACCTGCTGGACGTGGTCGCCAACAATCCGGGCATCGCGGATCAGATTGATTTGCCACCGTTCGACAGGTTCGGTTGGTTCTACGGTCGCAACGAGAGTGAGCTGTACGATGGTAATTTTACGATCGGGACCGGCGTTGATGCGTTGGATAATCTGGGCATGATGCGGCTGTGGAACGGGTTGGATCGAACGCCGTACTATCGGGACGAGTGTGGCCGTGTGGTGGGATCATCCGGGGAGTTGTGGCCACCGTACCAGGAGCCGGAGCGACCCAATGTGACGGTCTTTTCTTCGGACATTTGCAGCGCCATGACGTTGGAGTTTGATGGGGCGTTTAGTCTGCACGGAGTCGATGGGTTCAAGTGGAAAGGGAATGACAGGCCTTTCGATAATGGACACAATTATGCAGAAACGAGCTGTCAGTGTACGGCTGCTGAGGAGGAATGCCCGGTGCTTGCTCCTGGGACGATGGACGTATCGAGCTGCAAGTTGGGAGCACCTGCGACGGTGTCCTATCCTCACTATTACTTGGCACACCCTTCATATCGGGAAGCCGTCGAAGGAATGACTCCCAGCAAATCGGATCATGAGTTCATGATGGCACTTGAGCCAACCACTGGAATTCCCCTGGCGGTCAAAGCTCAGCTACAGGTCAATCTGGACATAAAGCAGTACGGTCTGAC CATATTCAAAGGAATCCCAAATGTGATGCTCCCGGTGCTCTGGTTCAGGCAAACTGCACAGCTCACGGAGGAGCTCGCGAGTGATTTGAAG CTTCTTCTTGTACTACCTAACATCGGTATCTACGTTGCCATAGCGCTGGGAGTTGTAGGGGTTGTTGGCTTTGCCGTGTCGCTGTATTGTTCACTTAAGGTTTGGAAAGATTAA